The following proteins come from a genomic window of Cronobacter muytjensii ATCC 51329:
- the recD gene encoding exodeoxyribonuclease V subunit alpha — translation MKMHQLIQQAVVQKLLRPLDAQFAMMVASDDEPAVMLAAALVSRDAGEGHVCLPISRLCAAHCFAGRHDEMAQQLFEAAGNPTSWRALLLASPAVSEGDNPTPLKLIGERLYLNRMWRHEMAVAAFFRERNHTIEQDEARLSTVLDALFGAPGHEVDWQKVAAAVALTRRISVISGGPGTGKTTTVAKLLAAMVQLSTDKLPRIRLAAPTGKAAARLTESLGGALRRLPLNDEQKRALPEEASTLHRLLGAQPGSQRLRYHEGNPLHLDVLVVDEASMIDLPMMARLIAALPEHARVIFLGDRDQLASVEAGAVLGDICHFVNHGFTAERAAELGRITGCEIDGGEPHPAGALRDCLCLLQKSYRFGSDSGIGQLAFAVNRSDHRAARETFGRGFEDIACKTLAGNDDYAQMIDETLAGYERFLTLLREQAEPQEILAAFSEFQMLCALREGPFGVAGLNERVEHALAQRRIIRRTPLSRWYEGRPVMISRNDSALGLFNGDIGVALDRGDGLRVWFPMPGGKLKPVVPSRLPDNETAWAMTVHKSQGSEFDHAALILPGQFAPVVTRELVYTAITRARRRLSLYADERVLEMAIATRTERRSGLMACFE, via the coding sequence ATGAAAATGCATCAACTGATCCAGCAGGCCGTCGTGCAGAAGCTGCTGCGCCCGCTGGACGCCCAGTTTGCGATGATGGTCGCAAGCGATGACGAGCCGGCGGTGATGCTCGCCGCCGCGTTGGTCAGCCGCGACGCGGGAGAAGGGCACGTCTGCCTGCCCATCTCCCGACTGTGCGCGGCGCACTGCTTTGCCGGGCGTCATGATGAAATGGCGCAGCAACTGTTTGAGGCGGCGGGCAATCCGACATCGTGGCGCGCCCTGTTGCTCGCGTCGCCTGCGGTGAGCGAGGGCGATAATCCGACGCCGCTGAAGCTTATCGGCGAGCGCCTGTACCTGAACCGCATGTGGCGGCATGAGATGGCGGTCGCGGCGTTTTTCCGCGAACGCAACCACACCATTGAACAAGACGAAGCACGTCTGAGCACGGTGCTGGATGCACTCTTTGGCGCGCCAGGTCATGAGGTGGACTGGCAGAAAGTGGCGGCAGCAGTAGCGCTGACCCGGCGCATCTCCGTGATTTCCGGCGGGCCGGGAACGGGCAAAACCACGACGGTCGCCAAACTGCTGGCGGCGATGGTGCAGCTCTCGACCGACAAGCTGCCACGTATTCGTCTCGCAGCGCCGACCGGTAAAGCCGCGGCGCGCCTGACGGAATCGCTCGGCGGGGCGCTGCGTCGTTTGCCGTTGAACGACGAGCAAAAACGCGCGTTACCGGAAGAAGCCAGCACGTTACATCGGCTTTTAGGCGCGCAGCCGGGCAGCCAGCGGCTGCGTTACCATGAAGGCAATCCGCTGCATCTGGACGTGCTGGTCGTGGACGAAGCCTCCATGATCGATCTGCCGATGATGGCGCGGCTTATTGCGGCGCTACCGGAACATGCGCGGGTCATCTTTTTAGGCGATCGCGACCAGCTCGCCTCCGTAGAAGCGGGTGCGGTGCTGGGGGATATCTGCCACTTCGTCAATCACGGCTTTACTGCGGAACGCGCCGCCGAGCTTGGGCGCATCACCGGCTGCGAGATAGACGGCGGCGAGCCCCATCCGGCGGGCGCGCTGCGTGACTGCCTGTGCCTGCTGCAAAAAAGTTATCGCTTTGGCAGCGACTCCGGCATAGGGCAGCTCGCCTTTGCCGTAAACCGCAGCGATCATCGGGCCGCCAGAGAGACGTTTGGCCGCGGCTTTGAGGATATCGCCTGTAAAACCCTGGCAGGCAATGATGACTACGCGCAGATGATCGACGAGACGCTGGCGGGGTATGAACGCTTTTTAACGCTGCTGCGCGAACAGGCCGAACCGCAAGAAATCCTCGCGGCATTCAGTGAATTCCAGATGCTGTGCGCCTTACGTGAAGGGCCTTTCGGCGTCGCGGGGCTGAATGAACGGGTGGAGCACGCGCTGGCGCAGCGGCGTATTATTCGCCGTACGCCGCTGTCGCGCTGGTATGAAGGGCGACCGGTAATGATATCGCGCAACGACAGCGCGCTGGGGCTGTTTAACGGCGATATCGGCGTGGCGCTGGATCGTGGCGACGGGCTGCGCGTCTGGTTTCCGATGCCGGGCGGCAAGCTGAAGCCTGTCGTGCCGAGCCGCCTGCCGGATAACGAAACCGCGTGGGCGATGACGGTGCATAAATCGCAGGGATCGGAGTTCGACCATGCGGCGCTGATCCTGCCGGGGCAGTTTGCGCCAGTCGTGACACGGGAGCTGGTTTACACGGCGATTACCCGCGCGCGGCGGCGTTTGTCGCTGTATGCCGATGAGCGAGTACTGGAGATGGCCATCGCTACCCGAACGGAACGGCGTAGTGGGCTGATGGCCTGTTTTGAATGA
- the argA gene encoding amino-acid N-acetyltransferase, giving the protein MVKERRTELVQGFRHSVPYINAHRGKTFVIMLGGEAIEHENFSSIVNDIGLLHSLGIRLVVVYGARPQIDANLAGHHHEPVYHKHTRVTDAKTLELVKQAAGLLQLDITARLSMSLGNTPLQGAHINVVSGNFIIAQPLGVDDGVDYCHSGRIRRIDEEAIHRQLDSGAIVLLGPVAVSVTGESFNLTSEEVATQLAIKLKAEKMIGFCSSQGVMNDEGDIISELFPNEAQTRLDTLEAAGDYHSGTVRFLRGAVKACRSGVRRCHLISYQEDGALLQELFSRDGIGTQIVMESAEQIRRATINDIGGILELIRPLEQQGILVRRSREQLEMEIDKFTIIQRDNLTIACAALYPFPEEKIGEMACVAVHPDYRSSARGEVLLQRIASQAKQMGLSKLFVLTTRSIHWFQERGFAPVDIDLLPESKKQMYNYQRRSKVLMADLT; this is encoded by the coding sequence GTGGTGAAGGAACGTCGAACCGAACTGGTCCAGGGATTCCGCCATTCCGTTCCCTATATTAATGCCCATCGGGGTAAAACGTTTGTCATTATGCTTGGCGGCGAAGCCATTGAGCACGAGAACTTTTCCAGTATCGTCAACGACATCGGGCTACTTCACAGTCTCGGCATTCGTCTGGTCGTGGTCTATGGCGCGCGTCCGCAGATAGACGCCAATCTCGCCGGGCATCATCATGAACCGGTCTATCACAAGCATACCCGCGTCACCGACGCGAAAACGCTGGAACTGGTGAAACAGGCAGCCGGACTGTTGCAGCTGGACATCACCGCTCGCCTGTCGATGAGCCTCGGCAACACGCCGCTTCAGGGCGCGCATATTAATGTGGTGAGCGGCAATTTTATTATCGCGCAGCCGCTCGGCGTGGACGACGGCGTCGATTACTGCCACAGTGGGCGCATTCGTCGCATTGATGAAGAAGCCATTCATCGTCAGCTCGACAGCGGCGCTATCGTACTGCTCGGCCCGGTGGCGGTCTCGGTGACCGGCGAGAGTTTCAACCTGACGTCAGAAGAAGTCGCCACTCAACTCGCCATCAAGCTTAAAGCCGAGAAAATGATCGGCTTCTGCTCGTCGCAGGGCGTGATGAACGACGAGGGCGATATTATCTCTGAGCTTTTCCCGAACGAGGCGCAGACGCGTCTCGACACGCTGGAAGCCGCGGGCGACTACCACTCTGGCACCGTGCGCTTCCTGCGCGGCGCGGTGAAAGCCTGCCGCAGCGGCGTGCGTCGTTGCCACCTGATAAGTTATCAGGAAGATGGCGCGCTCTTGCAGGAGCTGTTCTCCCGCGACGGCATCGGCACGCAGATTGTCATGGAGAGCGCCGAGCAGATCCGCCGCGCCACCATTAATGATATCGGCGGCATTCTGGAGCTTATCCGTCCACTGGAGCAACAGGGTATTCTGGTGCGCCGTTCGCGTGAGCAGCTGGAGATGGAAATCGACAAATTCACTATTATTCAGCGTGATAATCTGACCATCGCCTGCGCCGCGCTCTACCCGTTCCCGGAAGAAAAAATCGGTGAGATGGCCTGCGTGGCGGTACACCCTGACTACCGCAGCTCGGCGCGCGGCGAAGTGCTGTTGCAACGTATCGCGAGCCAGGCGAAACAGATGGGTTTATCGAAACTGTTTGTGCTGACGACCCGCAGCATCCACTGGTTCCAGGAGCGCGGTTTCGCGCCGGTAGATATCGACCTGCTGCCCGAAAGTAAAAAGCAGATGTACAACTACCAGCGCCGCTCAAAAGTGCTGATGGCGGACTTAACCTGA
- the amiC gene encoding N-acetylmuramoyl-L-alanine amidase AmiC, with protein MSGSSHLFSRRQLLQGAGAMWLLSVSQAGLAASGQVIAVRVWPASAYTRVTLESNRVLKYRQFALSNPERIVVDLEGVNLNAVLKGVGNQIRVDDPFIKSARVGQFDPKTVRMVFELKKNVTPHLFALAPVAEFRERLVIDLYPANGDNEQDPLLALLEDYNKGELDKQVPPATSGPQPGKAGRDRPIVIMIDPGHGGEDPGAIGKYKTREKDVVLQIARRLRALIEKEANMKAFMTRNEDIFIPLKVRVAKAQKQRADLFVSIHADAFTSRAARGSSVFALSTKGATSTAAKYLAQTQNAADLVGGVSKSGDVYLDHTMFDMVQSLTISDSLKFGKEVLGRLGRVNKLHKNKVDQAGFAVLKAPDIPSILVETAFISNVEEERKLRTAAFQQEVAESILAGIKAYFADGGTLARRG; from the coding sequence ATGTCAGGTTCCAGTCATCTTTTTAGTCGTCGCCAGCTGTTACAGGGCGCGGGGGCGATGTGGTTATTAAGCGTCAGTCAGGCAGGCCTGGCCGCGTCGGGCCAGGTTATCGCGGTGCGCGTCTGGCCTGCTTCCGCCTATACCCGCGTGACGCTGGAATCTAACCGTGTGCTGAAGTATCGCCAGTTTGCGCTGAGCAACCCGGAACGCATTGTGGTGGATCTGGAGGGCGTCAACCTGAACGCCGTGCTGAAAGGTGTCGGCAATCAGATCCGCGTCGACGATCCTTTTATAAAGTCCGCCCGCGTCGGTCAGTTCGATCCGAAAACCGTGCGCATGGTGTTTGAGCTGAAGAAAAACGTCACGCCGCATCTGTTCGCGCTGGCGCCAGTAGCGGAGTTTCGCGAGCGTCTGGTTATCGATCTCTACCCGGCCAACGGTGATAACGAGCAGGATCCGCTGCTGGCGCTGCTTGAAGATTACAACAAGGGCGAGCTGGACAAACAGGTGCCGCCTGCCACGAGCGGGCCGCAGCCGGGTAAAGCCGGGCGCGACCGCCCGATAGTTATCATGATTGACCCCGGCCACGGCGGGGAAGACCCCGGCGCGATCGGCAAATATAAGACCCGAGAGAAAGACGTGGTGTTACAAATCGCCCGCCGCCTGCGCGCGTTGATTGAAAAAGAAGCCAACATGAAGGCGTTTATGACGCGCAATGAAGATATTTTCATTCCGCTGAAGGTGCGCGTGGCGAAAGCGCAGAAGCAGCGCGCCGACCTGTTTGTCTCTATACACGCTGACGCCTTCACCAGCCGCGCTGCGCGGGGCTCATCGGTGTTTGCGCTCTCTACTAAAGGCGCGACCAGTACGGCGGCAAAATATCTGGCGCAAACCCAGAATGCCGCGGACCTTGTGGGCGGCGTGAGCAAAAGCGGCGACGTTTATCTCGATCACACCATGTTCGACATGGTGCAATCGCTGACTATCTCCGACAGCCTGAAGTTCGGCAAAGAAGTGCTGGGCCGTCTCGGGCGGGTGAACAAGCTGCATAAGAATAAAGTCGATCAGGCGGGCTTTGCCGTGCTGAAAGCACCGGATATTCCGTCCATTCTGGTGGAAACCGCGTTTATCAGCAACGTAGAGGAAGAGCGCAAACTGCGTACCGCCGCGTTCCAGCAGGAAGTGGCGGAGTCGATTCTCGCGGGGATTAAAGCGTATTTCGCCGATGGCGGCACACTGGCAAGGCGCGGATAA
- the mltA gene encoding murein transglycosylase A yields MKGRWAKYLAAGAMITLLAACSSKPTDRGQQYKDGKFTQPFSLVNQPDAVGAPINAGDFSEQVAAIRSASPHLFGSQSSVYNAVQEWLRAGGDTRSLRQFGIDAWQMEGADNYGNVQFTGYYTPVVQARYTRQGEFQYPIYRMPPKRGRLPSRAQIYAGALSDSYVLAYSNSLMDNFIMDVQGSGYIDFGDGRPLNFFAYAGKNGHPYRSIGKVLIDRGEVKREDMSMQAIRHWGETHSEQEVRALLEENPSFVFFKPQNYAPVKGASGVPLIGRASVASDRSIIPAGTTLLAEVPLLDNNGKFNGQYELRLMVALDVGGAIKGQHFDIYQGIGPDAGHRAGWYNHYGRVWVLKTAPGAGNVFSG; encoded by the coding sequence ATGAAAGGACGTTGGGCAAAATATCTGGCGGCAGGGGCGATGATTACGCTGCTGGCTGCCTGTTCCTCCAAACCGACCGATCGCGGTCAGCAATATAAAGACGGCAAATTCACGCAGCCGTTTTCGCTGGTAAACCAGCCGGACGCCGTCGGCGCGCCGATTAACGCCGGGGACTTCTCCGAACAGGTAGCGGCTATCCGCAGCGCCTCGCCACATCTTTTCGGCTCTCAGAGTAGCGTCTATAACGCGGTGCAGGAGTGGCTGCGCGCCGGCGGCGACACCCGCTCGTTGCGCCAGTTCGGCATCGACGCCTGGCAGATGGAAGGCGCAGATAACTACGGCAACGTTCAGTTTACCGGCTACTACACGCCGGTCGTGCAGGCGCGCTACACGCGCCAGGGCGAGTTCCAGTACCCCATTTACCGCATGCCGCCCAAACGCGGACGTCTGCCGTCGCGCGCGCAGATTTACGCTGGCGCGCTGAGCGACAGCTACGTGCTGGCGTACAGCAACTCGCTGATGGATAACTTCATTATGGATGTGCAGGGCAGCGGCTATATCGATTTCGGCGACGGCCGGCCGCTGAACTTCTTCGCGTATGCCGGTAAAAATGGCCACCCTTACCGCAGCATCGGCAAAGTCCTTATCGATCGCGGCGAGGTGAAGCGAGAAGATATGTCGATGCAGGCGATCCGTCACTGGGGCGAAACCCACAGCGAGCAGGAGGTTCGCGCGCTGCTGGAGGAGAACCCGTCTTTCGTCTTCTTTAAACCGCAGAATTACGCGCCGGTGAAAGGCGCGAGTGGCGTGCCGCTCATAGGCCGGGCGTCGGTCGCCTCCGACCGCTCGATTATTCCGGCGGGCACGACGCTGCTTGCGGAAGTGCCGCTGCTGGACAATAACGGCAAGTTCAACGGACAATATGAGTTGCGCCTTATGGTGGCGCTGGATGTCGGCGGCGCGATTAAAGGCCAGCACTTCGACATTTATCAGGGGATCGGGCCTGACGCCGGTCACCGTGCAGGCTGGTATAATCATTATGGCCGCGTCTGGGTGTTGAAAACCGCGCCGGGCGCGGGCAACGTATTCAGCGGCTAA
- the tcdA gene encoding tRNA cyclic N6-threonylcarbamoyladenosine(37) synthase TcdA, giving the protein MAVVITDAWRSRFGGTARLYGEAALQLFADAHVCVVGIGGVGSWAAEALARTGIGAITLIDMDDVCVTNTNRQIHALRDTVGQAKSDVMAERIRQINPECRVTVIDDFVTVDNVAQYLSAGFSYVIDAIDSVRPKAALIAWCRRNKIPLVTTGGAGGQTDPTQIQVADLAKTIQDPLAAKLRERLKSDFGVVKNSKGKLGVDCVFSTEALVYPQADGSVCAMKSTAEGPKRMDCASGFGAATMVTATFGFVAVSHALKKMMAKAARSAG; this is encoded by the coding sequence ATGGCTGTAGTTATCACAGACGCCTGGCGCAGCCGCTTTGGCGGCACGGCCCGTTTATATGGCGAAGCGGCGTTGCAGCTTTTTGCTGACGCGCATGTGTGCGTGGTCGGTATCGGCGGCGTCGGCTCATGGGCGGCGGAAGCGCTGGCGCGTACCGGCATCGGCGCGATTACGCTGATTGATATGGATGACGTCTGCGTCACCAATACCAATCGTCAAATTCATGCACTGCGCGATACAGTGGGACAGGCGAAATCAGACGTGATGGCCGAGCGTATTCGCCAGATTAACCCCGAGTGCCGCGTTACCGTTATCGATGATTTCGTCACCGTCGATAACGTGGCGCAATACCTGAGCGCCGGTTTTAGCTATGTCATTGACGCCATTGACAGCGTGCGGCCCAAAGCGGCACTGATCGCCTGGTGCCGTCGCAATAAAATTCCGCTGGTGACCACCGGTGGGGCGGGCGGGCAGACAGACCCGACGCAGATCCAGGTGGCGGATCTGGCCAAAACTATTCAGGATCCGCTGGCGGCGAAACTGCGCGAGCGGCTGAAAAGCGACTTCGGCGTAGTGAAAAACAGCAAAGGGAAGCTTGGGGTGGATTGCGTTTTCTCCACCGAAGCGCTGGTTTACCCGCAGGCCGACGGCTCGGTATGCGCGATGAAAAGCACGGCGGAAGGGCCGAAGCGCATGGATTGCGCCTCCGGCTTTGGCGCGGCGACGATGGTAACCGCCACGTTTGGGTTTGTGGCGGTGTCGCATGCGTTGAAGAAAATGATGGCGAAAGCGGCGCGCAGCGCCGGTTAG
- the csdE gene encoding cysteine desulfurase sulfur acceptor subunit CsdE, with product MTTAYLAGHPFGITIMPDTLRQTFGPLTQWEDKYRQLILLGKQLPALPESLKQQAMEIPGCENRVWLGHETQPDGGLHFYGDSEGRIVRGLLAVLLTAVEGKTPQQLQAEDPLALFDELGLRAQLSASRSQGLAALAQAVQDIARRV from the coding sequence ATGACAACTGCTTATCTGGCCGGGCATCCGTTCGGCATCACAATAATGCCCGACACGCTGCGTCAGACGTTTGGCCCGCTCACCCAGTGGGAAGATAAATATCGCCAGCTGATCCTGTTGGGCAAACAGCTTCCGGCGCTGCCGGAGTCGTTAAAGCAGCAGGCGATGGAGATCCCCGGCTGTGAAAACCGGGTCTGGCTCGGCCATGAAACGCAACCAGACGGCGGCCTGCACTTTTACGGCGACAGCGAGGGGCGCATCGTGAGGGGCCTGCTGGCGGTGTTGCTCACCGCCGTCGAGGGCAAAACGCCGCAGCAATTGCAGGCGGAAGATCCGCTGGCGTTATTTGATGAGTTAGGGCTGCGCGCCCAGCTCAGCGCCTCGCGCAGCCAGGGGCTGGCCGCGCTGGCGCAGGCCGTTCAGGACATCGCCCGCCGCGTGTGA
- the csdA gene encoding cysteine desulfurase CsdA, with translation MKAFSPAVFRAQFPSLNDAVYLDSAATALKPVAVIEASQQFYSLSAGNVHRSQFAEAQRLTARYEAARDSVARFINAPDSRDIVWTRGTTESINIIAQCYARPRLAPGDEIIVSEAEHHANLVPWLMVAEQTGAKVVKLPTGADRLPDLTMLPALINARTRLLALGQMSNVTGGCPDLARAIALAHAADVVVVVDGAQGVVHCPPDVQALDIDFYAFSGHKLYGPTGIGVLYGKTELLEQMSPWLGGGKMVTEVSFEGFKTQPVPYRFEAGTPNVAGVIGLSAALAWLEEIDLEQAERYSRGLATLAEAQLSTRPGFRSFRCQDSSLLAFDFAGVHHSDLVTLLAESGIALRAGQHCAQPLLAALGVSGTLRASFAPYNTQRDVDALIAAIDRALDILVD, from the coding sequence ATGAAAGCATTCAGTCCCGCTGTTTTTCGTGCGCAGTTTCCCTCGCTGAACGACGCCGTTTATCTCGACAGCGCCGCCACGGCCCTCAAACCGGTGGCGGTTATTGAAGCCAGCCAGCAGTTCTATTCGCTGAGCGCGGGAAATGTCCACCGTAGCCAGTTTGCCGAAGCGCAGCGCCTCACTGCGCGTTATGAAGCCGCCCGCGACAGCGTCGCACGCTTCATTAACGCGCCTGACAGCCGCGATATCGTCTGGACGCGCGGCACGACGGAATCCATCAATATTATCGCCCAGTGCTACGCCCGCCCGCGCCTTGCGCCCGGCGATGAGATTATCGTCAGCGAAGCGGAGCACCACGCGAACCTGGTGCCGTGGCTGATGGTCGCGGAGCAGACCGGCGCGAAGGTCGTCAAACTCCCGACAGGCGCCGATCGCCTGCCCGATCTGACGATGCTGCCTGCGCTGATAAACGCGCGTACTCGCCTGCTGGCACTGGGCCAGATGTCTAATGTCACCGGCGGTTGTCCGGATCTCGCCCGCGCTATCGCGCTCGCCCATGCCGCAGATGTGGTAGTGGTGGTCGACGGCGCGCAGGGTGTGGTTCACTGCCCGCCTGACGTCCAGGCGCTGGACATCGACTTCTACGCCTTCTCCGGCCACAAACTCTATGGCCCGACGGGCATCGGCGTGCTGTATGGCAAAACCGAACTGCTTGAGCAAATGTCGCCGTGGCTCGGCGGTGGAAAGATGGTCACCGAAGTGTCATTCGAGGGTTTTAAAACCCAGCCGGTGCCGTACCGTTTTGAGGCAGGCACGCCAAACGTCGCGGGCGTTATCGGGCTCAGCGCCGCGCTCGCCTGGCTTGAGGAGATAGATCTGGAACAAGCCGAGCGCTACAGCCGCGGGCTCGCAACGCTTGCCGAAGCGCAACTGTCAACGCGCCCGGGCTTTCGCTCATTCCGCTGCCAGGATTCCAGCCTGCTGGCGTTTGATTTCGCAGGCGTACACCACAGCGATCTGGTGACGCTGCTTGCGGAATCGGGCATCGCGCTGCGTGCGGGTCAGCACTGCGCGCAGCCGCTGCTGGCGGCGCTTGGCGTCAGCGGCACGCTACGCGCCTCGTTCGCGCCTTACAACACGCAACGCGACGTCGACGCGCTTATCGCCGCTATCGATCGTGCTCTCGACATACTGGTGGATTAA
- a CDS encoding YgdI/YgdR family lipoprotein, protein MNKLAAVVSACMMTFALSACSGPNYVMHTNDGRSIVTDGKPKTDDDTGMIKYKDANGNQQQINRTDVKEMVALEK, encoded by the coding sequence ATGAATAAACTTGCCGCTGTAGTATCAGCATGCATGATGACTTTTGCTCTGAGCGCCTGTTCCGGTCCTAACTATGTGATGCACACCAACGACGGTCGTTCCATTGTGACCGACGGGAAACCGAAAACTGACGATGATACCGGCATGATTAAATATAAAGATGCCAACGGTAATCAGCAGCAGATCAACCGTACCGACGTGAAAGAGATGGTTGCGCTGGAGAAATAA
- the gcvA gene encoding glycine cleavage system transcriptional regulator GcvA translates to MSKRLPPLNALRVFDAAARHLSFTKAAEELFVTQAAVSHQIKSLEDFLGLKLFRRRNRSLLLTEEGQSYFQDIKEIFSQLTEATRKLQARSAKGALTVSLLPSFAIHWLVPRLSSFNSSWPGIDVRIQAVDRQEDKLADDVDVAIFYGRGNWPGLRVEKLYAEYLLPVCSPLLLTGDKPLKAPEDLARHTLLHDASRRDWQTYTRQLGLNHINVQQGPIFSHSAMVLQAAIHGQGVALANNVMAQTEIEAGRLVCPFNDVLVSKNAFYLVCHDSQAELGKIAAFRQWILAKAASEQEKFRFRYEQ, encoded by the coding sequence ATGTCCAAGCGATTACCGCCGTTAAACGCATTACGTGTTTTTGATGCCGCCGCGCGCCATTTGAGCTTTACCAAAGCTGCCGAAGAGCTCTTTGTCACCCAGGCTGCCGTCAGCCATCAAATTAAATCATTAGAAGATTTTCTGGGGCTGAAACTCTTTCGCCGACGCAACCGTTCTCTTCTTTTAACCGAAGAAGGGCAGAGCTATTTCCAGGATATCAAAGAGATTTTCTCTCAGTTGACGGAAGCGACGCGCAAACTGCAAGCGCGCAGCGCAAAAGGCGCGCTCACGGTCAGCCTGCTGCCAAGTTTCGCCATCCACTGGCTGGTGCCGCGCCTTTCGAGTTTCAACAGCAGCTGGCCGGGCATTGACGTGCGTATTCAGGCGGTCGACAGACAGGAAGATAAGCTTGCCGATGACGTGGATGTGGCGATTTTCTACGGTCGCGGCAACTGGCCGGGGCTGCGGGTGGAAAAGCTTTATGCGGAATATCTGCTGCCGGTCTGTTCGCCCCTGCTGCTCACGGGCGATAAGCCGTTAAAGGCCCCGGAAGATTTGGCCCGCCACACGCTTCTGCATGACGCGTCGCGCCGCGACTGGCAAACTTATACGCGCCAGCTCGGTCTTAATCATATTAATGTCCAGCAGGGGCCGATTTTCAGCCACAGCGCGATGGTGTTGCAGGCAGCGATACACGGCCAGGGCGTGGCGCTCGCCAATAATGTCATGGCCCAGACGGAAATTGAAGCAGGCCGACTGGTCTGTCCGTTCAATGATGTGCTGGTGAGTAAAAATGCCTTTTATCTGGTTTGTCATGACAGCCAAGCAGAACTGGGTAAAATAGCGGCTTTTCGACAATGGATACTGGCGAAAGCGGCGAGCGAGCAAGAAAAATTCCGTTTTCGCTATGAACAATAA
- a CDS encoding DUF423 domain-containing protein, which produces MTSRFMLIFASISGFVFVALGAFGAHVLRQTLGAAEMGWIQTGLEYQAFHTLAILGLAVAMQRRISIWFYWSSVFLALGTVLFSGSLYCLALSHLHLWAFVTPVGGVSFLAGWVLMLIGAVRLKRKGSVHE; this is translated from the coding sequence ATGACCAGCCGTTTTATGCTGATTTTCGCCTCAATCAGTGGCTTTGTTTTCGTTGCGCTGGGCGCCTTTGGCGCGCATGTATTACGTCAAACCCTCGGCGCTGCTGAGATGGGCTGGATACAAACCGGCCTTGAGTATCAGGCGTTTCATACGCTGGCGATTTTGGGACTGGCGGTTGCGATGCAGCGGCGCATCAGCATCTGGTTTTACTGGAGCAGCGTGTTCCTGGCGCTCGGTACGGTACTTTTTAGCGGCAGCCTCTATTGTCTGGCGCTTTCCCATCTGCATTTATGGGCCTTCGTTACGCCGGTCGGCGGCGTAAGTTTTCTGGCCGGTTGGGTATTAATGTTAATTGGCGCGGTGCGTCTGAAGCGTAAAGGTTCGGTTCATGAATAA